A single window of Collinsella aerofaciens DNA harbors:
- a CDS encoding KUP/HAK/KT family potassium transporter has protein sequence MSKGVHVAHNKLEASPQDQRGQGGHGAIPLSAGMLLVTLGVVYGDIGTSPMYTMKSIVANNGGIGTVSEDMILGALSLVIWTMTLVTTVKYVVIAMKADNHNEGGIFALFSLVRKVAPWLILPAMIGGAALLADGILTPAVTVTTAIEGLRTIEWGHALLGDGQTNVIIITIIIICGLFAMQRAGTSSIGKLFGPLMTLWFLFLAGAGLFNMLGNLSILRALNPIRGIMFLFSPINHSGIMVLGFVFLSTTGAEALYSDMGHVGKANIYASWPFVKAALILNYLGQGAWLLANNSNPQMLAMDIVNPFYMMLPEPLRPFAIVLSAVAAIIASQALITGSFSLVSEATRLNLMPHLRIHYPSDTKGQLYIPLVNNIMWVGCIFIVLLFQNSERMESAYGLAITVTMLMTTTLLTSYIAGILKHKLGACVFALLFGAIELCFFASCLTMFFDGGYVMIFLAALLFGLMYVWRRGTAIERTQTILLPVSKYIDQLDRLRNDETYPVLADNLVFLTNSPDPLTLDRDVLYSILDKHPKRAKAYWFINVYVTDEPYTHEYSVETFGTDFLFRVRLDLGFKVNQRINAYLRQIVGDLMASGELPPQHHTYSIYETRGNVGDFRFCMLRKMLAPETDINRNDHRVMAIKYAVRRACGSPARWYGLENSAIIIEYVPLFARMRPAVKLVRTQVPLEVQIEEAEEMEVDIFSDDLVNGNEAGRNMNVDPTELLESVADTPEQQQLDGLESEQLNDVNF, from the coding sequence ATGTCAAAGGGAGTCCACGTGGCACACAACAAACTGGAGGCAAGCCCCCAAGACCAGCGTGGTCAAGGCGGGCACGGAGCCATCCCCCTCTCCGCTGGCATGCTGCTCGTAACGCTCGGCGTCGTCTATGGCGACATCGGCACGAGCCCCATGTACACCATGAAATCAATCGTCGCCAACAACGGCGGCATCGGTACCGTCAGCGAAGACATGATCTTGGGAGCGCTTTCGCTTGTCATCTGGACCATGACGCTCGTGACCACGGTCAAGTACGTGGTTATCGCCATGAAGGCCGATAACCACAACGAGGGCGGCATCTTCGCCCTGTTTAGCTTGGTGCGCAAAGTGGCGCCGTGGCTGATCCTTCCCGCCATGATCGGCGGCGCGGCGCTGCTCGCCGACGGCATCCTCACCCCCGCCGTCACGGTTACCACGGCCATCGAGGGCTTGCGCACTATCGAGTGGGGCCACGCGCTTTTGGGTGACGGCCAGACCAACGTAATCATCATCACCATCATCATTATCTGCGGCCTGTTTGCCATGCAGCGCGCCGGTACCTCGTCGATCGGCAAGCTGTTCGGCCCGCTCATGACGCTGTGGTTCCTGTTCCTGGCAGGCGCCGGCCTGTTCAACATGCTCGGCAACCTGTCCATCTTGCGTGCGCTCAACCCCATCCGCGGCATCATGTTCCTGTTCTCGCCCATCAACCACTCGGGCATTATGGTGCTCGGCTTTGTCTTTCTGTCGACGACCGGCGCCGAGGCCCTCTACTCGGACATGGGCCACGTTGGCAAGGCAAACATCTATGCATCCTGGCCGTTTGTTAAGGCGGCCCTTATCCTCAACTACCTGGGTCAGGGCGCTTGGCTGCTCGCCAATAACTCCAACCCCCAGATGCTCGCGATGGATATCGTCAACCCGTTCTACATGATGCTTCCCGAGCCCCTGCGCCCCTTTGCCATCGTGCTTTCGGCCGTAGCGGCCATCATCGCCTCGCAGGCGCTCATCACCGGCTCGTTCTCGCTGGTATCCGAGGCAACGCGCCTCAACCTTATGCCGCACCTGCGCATCCACTACCCCAGCGACACCAAGGGCCAGCTCTATATTCCGCTCGTCAACAACATCATGTGGGTCGGCTGCATCTTCATCGTGCTGCTGTTCCAGAACTCCGAGCGCATGGAGAGCGCCTACGGCCTCGCCATCACCGTGACCATGCTCATGACCACGACGCTTTTGACGAGCTATATCGCCGGCATCCTCAAGCACAAACTGGGTGCCTGCGTCTTCGCACTGCTCTTTGGCGCCATTGAGCTGTGCTTCTTTGCCTCGTGCCTCACCATGTTCTTTGACGGCGGCTATGTCATGATCTTCTTGGCCGCGCTGCTGTTTGGCCTTATGTACGTGTGGCGCCGCGGCACCGCCATCGAGCGCACGCAGACCATCCTGCTGCCCGTCTCCAAGTACATTGACCAGCTCGACCGCCTGCGCAACGACGAGACCTATCCCGTGCTTGCCGACAACCTGGTGTTCCTCACCAACAGCCCCGACCCGCTCACGCTCGACCGCGATGTGCTCTATTCCATCTTGGATAAGCATCCCAAGCGCGCCAAGGCATACTGGTTCATCAACGTGTACGTTACCGATGAGCCCTATACGCACGAGTATTCCGTCGAGACCTTTGGCACGGACTTCCTGTTCCGCGTGCGCCTGGACCTGGGCTTTAAGGTCAACCAGCGCATCAATGCCTACCTGCGCCAGATCGTTGGCGACCTGATGGCATCGGGTGAGCTGCCGCCGCAGCATCACACCTACTCCATCTACGAGACACGCGGCAACGTGGGCGACTTCCGTTTTTGCATGCTGCGCAAGATGCTCGCCCCCGAAACGGACATCAACCGCAACGACCACCGCGTGATGGCCATCAAGTACGCCGTCCGCCGCGCCTGCGGAAGCCCGGCACGCTGGTACGGTCTAGAGAACTCGGCCATCATCATCGAGTACGTGCCCCTCTTTGCCCGCATGCGCCCGGCAGTCAAACTCGTGCGCACCCAGGTGCCGCTCGAAGTTCAGATCGAGGAAGCCGAGGAAATGGAAGTCGACATCTTCTCGGACGACTTGGTCAACGGCAACGAGGCCGGTAGAAACATGAACGTCGATCCCACCGAGCTGCTCGAGAGCGTCGCCGATACGCCCGAACAGCAACAGCTCGACGGCCTCGAGAGCGAACAACTCAACGACGTCAACTTCTAG
- the bsh gene encoding choloylglycine hydrolase: MCTSIRFTDNSGHMYLGRNLDWSFDYGQQVRVMPRGFHIPYSFIDDATAAHAVIGMCIDYKNYPMFFDCGNDAGLAVAGLNFPGYAEYAEDPVDGKTNIAAYEFPLWVAATFSTVDEVEAALRDTVIVAKSAGEGLGVSLLHWIIGDSQRSIVVEMMADGLHVYGDPVDTLANQPTFPWHMENLRTYITATSDFPQTATWRGAELKPYGAGAGMRGIPGDCYSPSRFVKAAYLNANYPQKESETENVVRMFRSLEGVVMIEGASRMGDGKFEKTIYTGCFSARTGNYYYAMYGDPSIRYVSLMDAEGASSDRLVVPEPRRS, encoded by the coding sequence ATGTGTACGAGTATTCGATTTACCGATAATTCTGGCCACATGTATCTGGGCCGCAATCTCGACTGGAGCTTTGACTACGGCCAACAGGTTCGCGTGATGCCGCGCGGGTTTCACATTCCGTATTCGTTTATCGACGACGCGACAGCGGCACACGCGGTGATCGGTATGTGCATCGATTACAAGAACTACCCTATGTTCTTCGATTGCGGCAACGATGCAGGCCTTGCCGTGGCGGGTCTCAATTTCCCGGGTTATGCCGAGTATGCCGAGGACCCTGTCGACGGCAAGACCAATATCGCGGCCTATGAGTTTCCCCTGTGGGTGGCAGCGACGTTCTCGACGGTCGATGAGGTCGAGGCTGCGCTGCGCGATACGGTGATTGTCGCCAAATCTGCCGGAGAGGGGCTGGGCGTGTCGCTGCTCCATTGGATTATCGGCGACAGCCAGCGTAGCATCGTGGTCGAGATGATGGCTGACGGCCTGCATGTATACGGCGATCCGGTCGACACCCTCGCCAATCAGCCCACCTTCCCGTGGCACATGGAAAACCTCCGCACCTATATCACCGCCACAAGCGATTTTCCGCAGACGGCGACATGGCGTGGCGCCGAGCTTAAGCCCTATGGAGCCGGTGCCGGCATGCGCGGCATTCCGGGCGATTGCTATTCGCCGAGCCGTTTTGTAAAGGCGGCGTACCTCAATGCCAATTACCCACAAAAGGAGAGCGAGACCGAAAACGTCGTTCGCATGTTCCGCTCGCTCGAGGGCGTGGTGATGATCGAGGGAGCGTCCAGGATGGGCGATGGCAAGTTCGAGAAGACTATCTACACCGGATGCTTTAGCGCGCGCACGGGCAATTATTACTACGCGATGTATGGGGATCCGTCGATTCGCTACGTGAGCCTGATGGATGCCGAGGGCGCGAGCTCCGATAGGCTCGTGGTTCCCGAGCCACGCCGTTCGTAG
- a CDS encoding peptide deformylase, with translation MIKELCHDEAILSQRCEVATVEDESVAQDLIDTIKSLDDAGCLAANQIGVTKKVCVYLDDAGEPHVLYNPRLVFGLGASKMEESCLTHEEVTKSTRYIKCKVAYDVIVDGKMRERKQDFVGFEAQMIQHMIDHCLGKLV, from the coding sequence ATGATTAAAGAGCTCTGCCACGACGAGGCTATTCTGTCCCAGCGTTGCGAGGTTGCGACCGTCGAGGACGAGTCGGTGGCACAGGACCTGATCGATACCATCAAGTCGCTCGACGATGCCGGCTGCCTTGCCGCTAACCAGATTGGCGTTACCAAGAAGGTCTGCGTCTACCTGGACGACGCCGGCGAGCCCCACGTGCTCTACAACCCCCGTCTGGTGTTTGGCCTGGGTGCCAGCAAGATGGAGGAGAGCTGCCTGACGCACGAGGAGGTCACCAAGTCCACGCGCTATATCAAGTGCAAGGTCGCTTATGACGTGATCGTCGACGGCAAGATGCGCGAGCGCAAGCAGGACTTTGTGGGCTTCGAGGCGCAGATGATTCAACACATGATTGACCACTGTCTTGGAAAGTTGGTCTAA
- a CDS encoding NCS2 family permease, giving the protein MDELFHVSERKSTIGTELRAGLTTFLAMAYIIAVNPAVLSGAGIDAGALACATCLGAGIMTICMGIFANRPLACASGLGVNAMIAGITTTVCGGDWHVAMSVIFLEGIVILLLVLCGLREAIMDAIPVVLRHAISVGLGLFIAMIGLCDAGIITAGAGTLVGLGDITSPTFIVGIISILVTVALACRNVPGSLLIGIVVAVIAGIPLGVTHAPTGIIAPLDFSSIGGPIADAGGVPAIVKVLTDPALLVISFSLLMSDFFDTMGTAMAVAKQGEFLTDDGNVENIKEILIVDSAAAAVGGFMGVSSITTFVESTSGAADGGRTGLTSVTTGVLFILAAFFSPIVTIVSSAATCGALVYVGYLMMSEASEIDWSDVSQGFPAFMIVAGVPFTYSISAGIGLGFIAYVIVALFKGEASKIKPLMWIAALAFLVYFFVA; this is encoded by the coding sequence ATGGACGAACTATTTCACGTCAGCGAGCGCAAGTCCACAATCGGGACCGAACTCCGCGCTGGACTGACAACATTCCTGGCGATGGCCTACATCATCGCCGTCAACCCCGCGGTGCTCTCGGGCGCTGGCATCGATGCGGGAGCGCTCGCCTGCGCCACCTGCCTGGGCGCCGGCATCATGACCATCTGCATGGGCATCTTCGCCAACCGCCCGCTCGCCTGCGCGTCGGGCTTAGGCGTCAACGCGATGATCGCTGGAATCACCACCACCGTCTGCGGCGGTGACTGGCACGTGGCCATGAGCGTCATCTTCCTCGAGGGTATCGTCATCTTGCTGCTCGTGCTTTGTGGCCTGCGCGAGGCCATCATGGACGCCATCCCGGTTGTCCTGCGTCACGCCATCTCGGTGGGTCTGGGCCTGTTCATCGCCATGATTGGCCTGTGCGATGCCGGCATTATCACCGCTGGCGCCGGTACACTCGTCGGTCTGGGCGACATCACCTCCCCCACCTTCATCGTCGGCATCATCTCCATCCTGGTGACAGTCGCCCTCGCCTGCCGCAACGTCCCCGGCTCGCTGCTCATCGGCATCGTCGTCGCCGTCATCGCCGGTATCCCCCTAGGTGTGACCCATGCTCCGACCGGTATCATCGCCCCGCTCGACTTCTCGAGCATCGGTGGCCCCATCGCCGACGCCGGCGGCGTGCCCGCCATCGTCAAGGTCCTTACCGACCCCGCGCTCCTCGTCATCTCGTTCTCGCTGCTCATGAGTGACTTCTTCGACACCATGGGCACCGCGATGGCCGTGGCCAAGCAGGGCGAGTTCCTCACCGACGACGGCAACGTCGAGAATATCAAGGAGATCCTGATCGTCGACTCCGCCGCCGCTGCTGTGGGCGGTTTCATGGGTGTCTCCTCCATCACCACCTTCGTCGAGTCCACTTCCGGCGCCGCCGACGGTGGCCGCACGGGCCTCACCTCCGTCACCACCGGCGTGCTGTTCATTCTCGCCGCGTTCTTCTCCCCCATCGTCACCATCGTTTCCAGCGCCGCCACCTGCGGTGCTCTGGTCTACGTCGGCTACCTCATGATGAGCGAGGCCTCCGAGATCGACTGGTCCGACGTGTCGCAGGGTTTCCCGGCGTTCATGATTGTCGCCGGCGTGCCCTTCACCTACTCCATCTCTGCCGGCATTGGCCTAGGCTTTATCGCCTACGTGATCGTCGCGCTCTTTAAGGGCGAGGCCTCCAAGATCAAGCCGCTCATGTGGATCGCAGCTCTCGCCTTCCTCGTCTACTTCTTCGTAGCGTAA
- a CDS encoding carbohydrate-binding domain-containing protein, with translation MAALFTTPNRNDKTSGAHFVEPDVCRRTLLAHGSWRRVTRRIVCGLACALTVSSLLMPSVSLAAEWVDVGGVRHEAAAGPAGDAAGTWSWDGADDMKLNGYNGGAIEAAGKLNVSYEGDNIVTNGDGRGIKVKDGANENAELNIQGDASSTLNVTSSRDAITSVGSINIDGAGTVNATSTEHDAIDAGGDVTIKGSGNVNATGDSDGIRADGNITIDNSGTVTAKATEDQGIDANENLIIKGGGKVEASSIKDNAIWADGNIEISGGSQVKASSEEDATIDGKNSLTVTNASLNASGVGYGIYVYKGITFDGATVTVRASAGNDEASALFTDEDDIVIKNGSIVDAFAEGQFSTAIFTRNYYPNEAGGHIYISDSVVKAIARYVESGSDGPDHYSNDQSGAVIPEHRGMNIGIFARTKEGITPATISIVRSKVTAEGDTAAIFALAVSADGETIGTIEIEGAPIQTPTGGKIIGYRNKEELDDGIFYVVGQTIGTGDAVIDSPYNEAVAKSTVIAPPEEIKPEEKPGETKPEGSKSEGTKTTKTVAVAATGAKIAGKLAATGDASSAAIVAAALAGTAAIAAGAVVSRKRS, from the coding sequence ATGGCCGCCTTGTTCACGACCCCCAATCGCAATGACAAAACCTCTGGAGCCCATTTTGTCGAGCCCGACGTGTGCCGTCGCACGCTGCTCGCACACGGCAGCTGGCGCCGCGTGACGCGCCGCATCGTCTGCGGCCTGGCCTGCGCGCTCACGGTGAGCTCGCTGCTCATGCCGAGCGTCTCGCTCGCGGCCGAGTGGGTGGACGTCGGCGGCGTCCGCCACGAAGCGGCCGCGGGGCCCGCGGGAGACGCCGCCGGCACCTGGAGCTGGGACGGCGCCGATGACATGAAGCTCAACGGCTATAACGGCGGCGCGATCGAGGCAGCGGGCAAGCTCAACGTGAGCTACGAGGGCGACAACATCGTCACTAACGGCGACGGCCGCGGCATCAAGGTTAAGGATGGCGCGAACGAGAACGCCGAGCTTAATATTCAGGGCGACGCGTCCAGCACGCTCAACGTGACATCTTCTCGTGACGCCATCACTTCCGTCGGCAGCATCAACATCGACGGCGCTGGCACTGTCAACGCCACGAGCACCGAGCACGATGCCATCGATGCCGGGGGCGATGTCACCATCAAGGGCTCGGGAAACGTTAACGCCACGGGCGATTCGGATGGCATCAGGGCCGACGGCAACATCACGATCGACAACAGCGGAACCGTCACCGCCAAGGCCACCGAGGATCAGGGTATCGATGCTAACGAGAACCTCATCATAAAGGGCGGCGGCAAGGTAGAGGCAAGCTCTATCAAAGACAATGCGATTTGGGCCGACGGCAACATCGAGATCTCGGGTGGCAGCCAGGTCAAGGCAAGCTCCGAGGAAGACGCCACCATCGACGGTAAAAACAGCCTCACGGTCACGAACGCTTCCCTCAACGCAAGTGGCGTTGGGTATGGCATCTATGTCTACAAGGGCATCACGTTCGATGGCGCAACCGTAACGGTCCGTGCAAGTGCAGGGAACGATGAAGCCAGCGCCCTCTTCACCGACGAGGACGACATCGTCATCAAGAACGGCTCGATCGTGGATGCGTTCGCAGAAGGCCAGTTCTCGACCGCAATCTTCACCAGAAACTACTACCCCAACGAAGCGGGTGGTCACATCTACATTAGTGACTCCGTTGTCAAGGCTATAGCCCGCTATGTCGAGTCCGGTAGCGACGGCCCCGATCACTACAGCAACGACCAAAGTGGCGCGGTCATTCCCGAGCATAGGGGCATGAACATCGGCATCTTTGCCCGGACCAAGGAGGGCATCACGCCCGCGACCATCTCGATTGTCCGCAGTAAGGTCACAGCTGAGGGAGACACGGCGGCAATCTTCGCCCTTGCCGTGAGCGCGGACGGCGAGACAATCGGCACCATCGAGATCGAAGGCGCTCCCATACAGACGCCCACAGGCGGCAAGATCATTGGCTATCGCAACAAGGAAGAACTCGATGACGGCATCTTCTACGTGGTGGGTCAAACCATCGGCACGGGCGACGCTGTGATCGACTCCCCCTATAACGAAGCTGTCGCCAAGAGCACGGTCATCGCGCCTCCCGAGGAGATCAAACCCGAGGAGAAGCCAGGCGAGACCAAGCCCGAGGGTTCCAAGTCCGAGGGCACGAAGACGACCAAGACCGTTGCAGTTGCAGCCACGGGAGCAAAGATCGCCGGCAAACTCGCAGCAACCGGCGACGCCTCGAGCGCAGCCATCGTGGCAGCCGCCCTTGCGGGAACAGCCGCCATCGCCGCGGGCGCCGTGGTGAGCCGCAAGCGCTCGTAA
- a CDS encoding carbohydrate-binding domain-containing protein, with protein MAALFTTPKRNDTTAGTHVAEPDVRRRIGLAHGSWRRVTRRIVCGLACALTVSSLLMPSVSLAAEWVKVGGNKYNTAASDEAGTWSWDGADDLKLNNYNGGEIQAAGKLNVNYSGTNIVTAEWIESINVSHGTNENAELNIQGDEGGTLSVTSTEDAILTTGNINIDGAGSVNATSTGFDAINAGGDLAIKGSGNVNATGASDGIRANGNITIDDSGAVTARATKDKGIGADKNLTIKGGGTVEASSADGEALWSGDNINISDGSQVKASSEEDAAVEAKGSLAATNASLNVNGVEYGVYAHKGITLDHANVTVRASKGRYGGANALFTYQDDIVVKNGSTVDAFAEGEVSAAFSTRNDRPNEKGGHIYISDSVVKAIARYVENGDGPIPYSENQDGETRREPQGENIGIIAQTSEGVTPAVISIIRSKVTAEGDTAAIFARAMSADGKTIGTIKIENAAIQTPEGGKVIDYRKLRDGIYEAGQAIGTGDATVDSLYIKAVAKSTTIAPPEVAKPEDPKPDETKPAESKPAESKQNPKPEGSKPTKAVAASTTKAKTTGVLAATGDTSGAAIVATVLAGTAAIAAGTMASRKRS; from the coding sequence ATGGCAGCCTTGTTCACGACCCCCAAACGCAATGACACTACCGCCGGAACCCATGTTGCCGAACCCGACGTTCGCCGTCGCATAGGACTCGCGCACGGCAGCTGGCGCCGCGTGACGCGCCGCATCGTCTGCGGCCTGGCCTGCGCGCTCACGGTGAGCTCGCTGCTCATGCCGAGCGTCTCGCTCGCAGCGGAATGGGTCAAGGTCGGCGGCAACAAGTACAACACCGCGGCGAGCGACGAGGCCGGTACCTGGTCGTGGGACGGCGCCGACGACTTGAAGCTCAACAACTATAACGGCGGCGAGATCCAGGCCGCAGGCAAGCTCAACGTGAATTACTCGGGAACCAACATCGTCACTGCCGAATGGATCGAAAGCATCAACGTTTCTCATGGCACTAACGAGAATGCCGAGCTCAATATCCAAGGCGACGAGGGCGGCACGCTCAGCGTGACATCTACTGAGGACGCTATCCTCACCACGGGTAATATCAACATCGACGGAGCCGGATCCGTCAACGCCACGAGCACTGGGTTTGATGCCATCAATGCCGGAGGTGATCTCGCTATCAAAGGTTCGGGCAACGTCAACGCCACGGGTGCATCGGATGGCATCAGGGCAAACGGCAATATCACGATTGACGACAGCGGAGCCGTCACCGCCAGGGCTACCAAGGACAAGGGTATTGGAGCCGACAAGAACCTCACCATCAAGGGTGGCGGGACGGTCGAGGCAAGCTCAGCCGATGGTGAGGCCCTTTGGAGCGGCGACAATATCAACATCTCGGACGGCAGCCAGGTCAAGGCAAGCTCCGAGGAAGACGCTGCCGTCGAGGCCAAGGGCAGCCTCGCAGCCACAAACGCCTCCCTCAACGTAAACGGTGTTGAATATGGCGTCTATGCCCACAAGGGCATCACCCTCGATCATGCAAACGTGACGGTCCGTGCAAGTAAAGGCAGATACGGTGGCGCCAACGCCCTCTTCACCTACCAGGACGACATCGTCGTCAAGAACGGCTCCACCGTGGACGCGTTTGCGGAAGGCGAGGTTTCGGCTGCATTCTCCACCAGAAACGATCGACCCAACGAGAAGGGCGGCCACATCTACATCAGCGACTCCGTTGTCAAGGCCATAGCCCGCTATGTCGAGAACGGCGACGGCCCCATCCCCTACAGCGAAAACCAAGATGGCGAGACGAGGCGCGAACCCCAAGGCGAGAACATCGGCATCATCGCCCAGACCAGCGAGGGCGTCACACCCGCAGTCATCTCGATCATCCGCAGCAAGGTAACGGCCGAAGGAGATACAGCGGCAATCTTTGCCCGTGCCATGAGCGCTGACGGCAAGACAATCGGCACCATCAAGATTGAGAACGCCGCCATCCAGACGCCCGAAGGCGGCAAGGTCATTGACTATCGCAAGCTCCGTGACGGCATCTACGAGGCAGGCCAAGCCATCGGCACGGGCGACGCCACGGTCGACTCCCTCTATATCAAAGCAGTCGCCAAAAGTACGACCATCGCACCTCCCGAGGTAGCCAAGCCGGAAGACCCCAAGCCCGACGAGACCAAGCCCGCAGAAAGCAAGCCCGCGGAGTCCAAGCAGAACCCCAAGCCTGAGGGCTCAAAGCCGACCAAGGCCGTTGCGGCTTCAACCACGAAAGCCAAGACTACCGGCGTGCTCGCGGCAACCGGCGACACCTCAGGTGCGGCCATCGTGGCAACCGTCCTTGCGGGAACAGCCGCTATCGCCGCAGGCACCATGGCGAGCCGTAAGCGTTCTTAG
- a CDS encoding alpha/beta hydrolase-fold protein has translation MEAHQKQITVYSNHTESAPVIYLPVVVGDGSEVYKCCRELDCPPFALVTIGGLDWNRELSPWACDGTVRDAEPFGGQAADFLDELLNQIIPQVESSLPQPPTWRGIAGYSLAGLFALWSLWQTDAFDRAASASGSLWFPDFVDRASTAPFAGSPQAVYLSLGKKETKTPNRMMRHVLDDTRAMEALLVERGIPTTLELNPGNHFAQTDLRMARGIHWILTH, from the coding sequence ATGGAAGCGCATCAAAAGCAGATAACCGTTTATTCGAATCATACGGAAAGCGCGCCTGTCATCTACCTTCCTGTGGTCGTGGGCGACGGCAGCGAGGTTTATAAGTGTTGCCGAGAGCTCGACTGTCCGCCTTTCGCCCTCGTCACCATTGGCGGGCTCGATTGGAATCGCGAGCTGAGCCCCTGGGCATGCGACGGGACCGTACGCGATGCCGAGCCTTTCGGCGGCCAAGCTGCCGATTTTCTTGATGAGCTGCTGAATCAGATAATCCCCCAGGTCGAGTCGTCGCTTCCTCAGCCGCCCACCTGGCGCGGCATTGCCGGCTACTCGCTCGCGGGCCTCTTCGCACTCTGGTCCCTCTGGCAAACCGACGCCTTTGACCGCGCCGCGAGCGCATCGGGGTCGCTATGGTTTCCCGACTTTGTCGACCGTGCCAGCACGGCCCCTTTTGCCGGCAGCCCGCAAGCCGTCTACCTGTCACTCGGCAAAAAGGAAACCAAGACGCCCAACCGCATGATGCGGCATGTACTCGACGACACACGCGCGATGGAAGCGTTGCTCGTCGAGCGCGGCATTCCAACAACGCTGGAGCTCAACCCCGGCAATCACTTTGCCCAAACCGACTTACGCATGGCCCGCGGCATCCACTGGATACTGACGCATTAA
- a CDS encoding uracil-xanthine permease family protein: protein MSQSSTPAASDAIYDASSLGRPRMFLLGLQHLFAMFGATVLVPVLTGLSVSATLLFAGLGTLLFHFLSRGKVPAFLGSSFAFIAGYAAIAPNGETELLPYACLGVACAGLLYPVLAALFRAFGAKRVMRFFPPVVTGPIVISIGLILASSAIANCQTNWLVAVIGVAVIVICNIWGRGMVKIVPILLGVVVSYAVAAALGEVDFSGVAAAPWVGLPIVWDNTVFALFGPQFDNGLATTAIITIMPLAFATMIEHIGDISAIGSTCERNYIADPGLHRTLLGDGLATILASLFGAPANTTYGENTGVLALTRVFDPRVIRIAACCAIVLSFCPKFAAVIAAMPACVIGGVSLVLYGMISAVGVRNLIENQVDFQNNRNVLVAALVLVLSLGIAYSTAGAIVLELGGVTISLSGIAVGSLVGIVLNAILPGNDFEFDVSELEEAAE from the coding sequence ATGTCCCAGTCCTCGACGCCCGCCGCCAGCGATGCCATCTACGACGCATCGTCGCTCGGCCGCCCGCGCATGTTTTTGCTCGGTCTGCAGCACCTGTTTGCCATGTTTGGCGCCACCGTGCTGGTGCCCGTGCTCACCGGTCTCTCGGTTTCGGCAACGCTTTTGTTTGCCGGTTTGGGCACGCTGCTGTTCCACTTCCTGTCGCGCGGTAAGGTGCCGGCATTTTTGGGCTCATCGTTTGCCTTTATTGCCGGTTATGCCGCAATCGCGCCCAACGGCGAGACCGAGCTTTTGCCCTACGCTTGTCTGGGCGTTGCTTGCGCCGGCCTGCTTTATCCGGTGCTTGCGGCGCTCTTCCGCGCCTTTGGCGCCAAGCGTGTCATGCGTTTCTTCCCGCCGGTGGTGACTGGCCCCATCGTCATTTCGATCGGTCTGATCCTGGCGAGCTCCGCTATTGCTAACTGCCAGACCAACTGGCTTGTGGCTGTCATTGGCGTTGCCGTTATCGTCATCTGCAACATCTGGGGCCGTGGCATGGTCAAGATCGTGCCGATTTTGCTGGGCGTTGTGGTGAGCTATGCCGTTGCGGCTGCGCTCGGCGAGGTTGATTTCTCGGGCGTTGCCGCCGCTCCGTGGGTCGGTCTGCCCATCGTGTGGGACAACACCGTGTTTGCACTCTTTGGGCCGCAGTTCGATAACGGTCTTGCCACGACGGCCATCATCACCATCATGCCGCTGGCCTTCGCGACCATGATCGAGCATATCGGCGATATCTCTGCTATCGGTTCGACTTGCGAGCGCAACTACATTGCCGATCCCGGTCTGCATCGCACGCTGCTCGGCGACGGCCTTGCCACGATTCTGGCTTCGCTCTTTGGCGCTCCGGCCAACACTACGTATGGCGAGAACACCGGCGTGCTCGCCCTGACGCGCGTGTTCGACCCGCGCGTAATTCGAATTGCCGCGTGTTGCGCCATCGTGCTTTCGTTCTGCCCCAAGTTCGCCGCGGTCATCGCCGCCATGCCGGCATGCGTTATCGGCGGTGTGTCGCTCGTGCTCTACGGCATGATCAGCGCTGTGGGCGTCCGCAACCTCATCGAGAACCAGGTCGATTTCCAGAACAACCGCAACGTGCTGGTTGCCGCGCTGGTGCTCGTGCTTTCGCTCGGCATCGCGTACAGCACCGCCGGCGCCATCGTGTTGGAGCTGGGCGGCGTGACCATTTCGCTGTCCGGCATTGCCGTGGGCTCACTGGTGGGCATCGTGCTCAACGCCATCCTGCCGGGTAACGACTTTGAGTTTGATGTCTCCGAGCTTGAGGAGGCTGCTGAGTAG